One window of the Asticcacaulis sp. SL142 genome contains the following:
- the fliP gene encoding flagellar type III secretion system pore protein FliP (The bacterial flagellar biogenesis protein FliP forms a type III secretion system (T3SS)-type pore required for flagellar assembly.), translated as MMIMPTQVLAQSINLDLGTGGGLSSRIVQMIGLLTVLSLAPSIVVMTTSFIRIVVVLSLLRTALGLQQSPPNAVIISLSLFLSAIVMAPTYQEAYQAGIRPLMDQEMELPQAFDAASEPAKRFMLSQVDEKDLALFVRLSKVERPQEAIDLPITVITPAFMISELKKAFEIGFLLFVPFLVIDLVVASVLMSMGMMMLPPVVVSLPFKLIFFVLVDGWNLVAGSLVESFQKGTGTG; from the coding sequence ATGATGATCATGCCAACCCAGGTTCTGGCGCAATCGATCAATCTCGACCTCGGCACCGGCGGGGGCTTAAGCTCGCGCATCGTGCAGATGATCGGCCTGCTGACCGTGCTGTCGCTGGCCCCGTCAATCGTCGTCATGACGACGTCGTTTATTCGGATCGTGGTCGTGCTGTCGCTGCTGAGGACCGCGCTGGGTCTGCAACAAAGCCCACCCAATGCGGTGATCATTTCCCTGTCGCTGTTTCTGTCAGCGATCGTCATGGCCCCGACCTATCAGGAGGCCTATCAGGCCGGTATCCGCCCGCTGATGGATCAGGAGATGGAACTGCCGCAGGCCTTTGATGCGGCGTCTGAGCCTGCCAAACGCTTTATGCTGTCTCAGGTCGATGAGAAAGACCTGGCCCTGTTTGTGCGCCTGTCCAAGGTGGAGCGTCCGCAGGAAGCCATCGACCTGCCGATCACCGTCATCACCCCGGCCTTTATGATCTCGGAACTGAAAAAGGCGTTTGAGATTGGCTTTTTGCTGTTCGTGCCATTTCTGGTGATCGATCTGGTGGTCGCGTCCGTGCTGATGAGCATGGGTATGATGATGCTGCCGCCGGTCGTGGTGTCCCTGCCGTTTAAGCTGATTTTCTTTGTGCTGGTCGACGGCTGGAACCTTGTCGCCGGATCACTGGTCGAAAGCTTCCAAAAGGGCACGGGGACGGGTTAA
- the flgG gene encoding flagellar basal-body rod protein FlgG, with amino-acid sequence MRALRTATTGMSAQQMNVEVISNNIANMNTVGFKKQRAEFQDLLYQNVERMGAQSSETGTVVPTGIQIGNGVKAGATYRIMTQGSPTRTEGTYDLAIEGKGYFQILMPSGETAYTRAGNFSVNDQGQLVTDDGYLVQPAITVPQGVRDVAVSKTGQVQVVQDGVTEPTIIGQLEIATFFNEAGLEAMGDNLFLESGASGAPNISTPGDVGYGTLLQGYIEASNVDAVSEITSLIVAQRAYEMNSKVITTADEMLSVAGQLRS; translated from the coding sequence ATGCGCGCTTTAAGAACCGCCACCACCGGCATGTCCGCCCAGCAGATGAACGTCGAAGTCATCTCCAACAACATCGCCAACATGAACACGGTCGGCTTCAAAAAACAACGCGCCGAGTTTCAGGACCTGCTCTACCAGAACGTCGAGCGCATGGGTGCCCAGTCGTCGGAAACCGGCACGGTCGTCCCGACCGGTATCCAGATCGGTAACGGCGTCAAGGCGGGGGCTACTTACCGCATTATGACGCAAGGCTCCCCGACCCGGACTGAGGGCACCTATGACCTGGCGATCGAGGGTAAGGGCTATTTCCAAATCCTGATGCCGTCGGGTGAGACCGCCTATACCCGCGCCGGGAATTTCAGCGTCAATGATCAGGGCCAGTTGGTCACCGACGACGGTTATCTGGTTCAGCCCGCCATCACTGTGCCGCAAGGGGTGCGCGATGTCGCCGTCTCCAAGACCGGTCAGGTGCAGGTCGTGCAGGACGGCGTGACCGAGCCAACCATCATTGGCCAGCTTGAAATCGCGACCTTCTTCAACGAAGCGGGCCTCGAAGCCATGGGCGATAACCTGTTCCTGGAGAGCGGCGCGTCGGGTGCGCCCAATATCTCAACGCCGGGCGATGTCGGTTATGGTACCTTGTTGCAGGGCTATATCGAAGCGTCCAACGTCGATGCCGTATCCGAAATCACCTCGCTGATCGTGGCCCAACGCGCCTATGAAATGAATTCAAAAGTCATCACCACAGCCGATGAAATGCTGTCGGTCGCCGGCCAGCTCAGGTCTTAA
- a CDS encoding tetratricopeptide repeat protein: protein MTRFLLSASPFEASAKDDDRDEGGVKAPVVSLRAALKTTAAVVFLSGFGVTSIALATPAVKAGIASAMASKAQIDIRVGRNDSAGRIEIYGSTGSRASVRRDNGQVVVRLPGNLRPDIGDLSANPPEGVKSVSLRQDSRATELLLTLKDGVESHFGRADGAVFVQIDLPKAQVLPTRGEASITLQELERKVGVAPTAAETVQVQATAIDGGVDLSFPFTAPVGASVFRRGESVWIVFDKDAELKLPASLRDGKVITAAAFARNDGFTALRLTAPAGAVTASVENGTWRVRVGGRSINTEQVSEVSVARDDTTGASALAVNMAGAGRVAWIRDPAIGDRMAVITARGPVKRLMSERTTPQAALGTTAQGLVVERMTPDVTVDVSGDIVTITRPKGLSLSAPAQWAREDETIKPLEYKAAAFPSLMDEENWSKLPTGGPMSGFLGRYNQLQQQAADEADKGIGATTGARLSLARFLIGQGLNFEAIGVLDLLGKQTPAVLGDPQFRGLRVMAKVMVGRYRDARADLDSTALISDPAADLWRGYVAVQEGQYAEARQSFKDGAGALDVFPATWRTRFAAANAYAAYQMNDLTAAKDIITYAVSQNAPPLETLEAQLVQAQIFEGLGDKNRALKMYDAIARAPVGRIAMPAQMRAARLNLALGRSKSDDTLDKLNGLRYRWRGDDAELELLSTIGDIYLGQGRYRQALETLKSSGQQFAGRPDALPIQAKLNTAFRGLFLDGQADGLQPVEALGLFYDFRDLTPIGADGDEMVRRLARRLMDVDLLDQAADLLQYQIDNRLQGVAKASVASDVAAIQLMNRQPEKALQALWKTRTSLLPKPVMAERRILEARALTELGRTDHALEVLGPDNSGDAMDIRADIAWRDKDWAKAGAILEKRLGDRWKRDGALSLDDESRLIRAGVAYSLMSDHRSLSRLADRFGKFADGAQSPEAVHVALAGMDNGPINAQDFAVAASKADSFTGWVAGMKKRLREKAAAPLPGASGQRTAANPAPAAPKA, encoded by the coding sequence ATGACCCGCTTCCTGTTGTCCGCGTCGCCTTTCGAGGCCAGCGCCAAAGACGATGACCGCGATGAGGGCGGCGTGAAAGCGCCGGTCGTATCCTTGCGCGCGGCTTTGAAGACAACGGCGGCGGTGGTGTTCCTGTCAGGGTTTGGGGTGACCTCAATTGCCTTGGCCACGCCCGCCGTCAAGGCCGGGATCGCTAGTGCTATGGCTTCAAAGGCTCAGATCGATATCCGCGTCGGTCGCAACGATAGCGCCGGGCGGATTGAAATCTATGGCTCGACCGGATCGCGTGCGTCGGTGCGGCGTGACAATGGTCAGGTGGTGGTGCGCCTGCCCGGTAATCTGCGGCCCGATATCGGTGACCTGAGCGCCAACCCGCCCGAAGGGGTCAAATCGGTCAGCCTGCGTCAGGACAGTCGCGCCACGGAGCTGCTGCTCACCCTGAAGGACGGCGTCGAAAGCCATTTCGGACGCGCCGACGGGGCAGTGTTTGTGCAGATCGATCTGCCGAAAGCGCAAGTTCTGCCCACGCGCGGCGAGGCGTCCATTACGCTGCAGGAATTAGAACGCAAGGTCGGGGTTGCGCCCACCGCCGCTGAGACGGTCCAGGTTCAGGCCACAGCCATTGACGGCGGGGTCGATCTGAGCTTCCCGTTCACGGCACCGGTCGGGGCGTCGGTATTCCGGCGCGGCGAGTCGGTATGGATCGTGTTCGATAAGGACGCCGAACTGAAACTGCCCGCGAGCTTACGTGACGGCAAGGTGATCACCGCCGCCGCCTTTGCGCGCAATGACGGCTTTACCGCCCTGCGTCTGACGGCACCCGCAGGGGCGGTGACGGCCAGTGTTGAAAACGGCACCTGGCGGGTGCGTGTCGGCGGGCGGTCAATCAATACCGAACAGGTCAGTGAGGTCAGCGTGGCGCGGGACGATACCACAGGCGCGTCGGCTCTGGCGGTCAATATGGCCGGGGCCGGACGGGTGGCGTGGATACGCGATCCGGCCATCGGCGATCGTATGGCGGTCATCACCGCGCGCGGGCCGGTCAAGCGGCTGATGTCAGAACGCACCACCCCACAGGCGGCTTTGGGCACGACGGCGCAGGGGCTGGTGGTTGAGCGCATGACGCCGGATGTCACGGTGGATGTCTCAGGCGATATCGTCACAATTACGCGGCCCAAAGGCCTGTCTTTGTCGGCCCCGGCCCAGTGGGCGCGTGAGGATGAGACCATAAAGCCCCTGGAATATAAGGCGGCGGCATTCCCGTCCCTGATGGATGAGGAAAACTGGTCTAAGCTGCCGACCGGCGGGCCGATGTCGGGGTTCCTTGGCCGCTATAATCAACTGCAGCAACAGGCGGCGGATGAGGCCGATAAGGGCATAGGCGCCACAACCGGCGCGCGTCTATCGCTGGCGCGCTTTCTGATCGGGCAGGGGCTTAATTTTGAAGCCATTGGCGTGCTCGACCTGCTGGGTAAGCAAACGCCTGCCGTGTTGGGAGATCCGCAGTTCCGGGGCCTGCGCGTGATGGCCAAGGTCATGGTCGGGCGCTACCGCGATGCCCGCGCCGATCTCGATTCGACCGCCCTGATCAGTGATCCAGCCGCTGACCTGTGGCGCGGCTATGTGGCGGTTCAGGAAGGCCAATATGCTGAGGCCCGCCAGAGCTTTAAAGACGGTGCCGGGGCTTTGGATGTGTTTCCGGCGACCTGGCGGACACGCTTTGCGGCTGCTAATGCCTATGCCGCCTATCAGATGAACGACCTGACCGCGGCTAAGGACATCATCACCTATGCGGTGTCACAGAACGCACCGCCGCTGGAGACGCTTGAGGCGCAACTGGTGCAGGCGCAGATATTTGAGGGGCTCGGCGATAAAAACCGCGCTTTGAAAATGTATGACGCCATTGCGCGCGCGCCGGTCGGGCGGATTGCGATGCCGGCTCAGATGCGGGCGGCGCGGCTTAATCTGGCGCTGGGGCGATCAAAGTCAGACGACACTTTGGATAAGCTCAATGGGCTGAGGTATCGCTGGCGCGGCGATGATGCCGAGCTTGAGCTGTTATCGACCATTGGCGATATCTATCTGGGGCAGGGCCGCTACCGGCAGGCGCTGGAGACGCTGAAATCGAGTGGTCAGCAGTTTGCAGGCCGTCCCGATGCCCTACCGATTCAGGCCAAGCTCAACACCGCCTTTCGCGGCCTGTTTCTGGACGGTCAGGCCGATGGCCTGCAACCGGTTGAGGCCCTGGGCCTGTTCTATGATTTCCGTGACCTGACGCCGATCGGGGCGGATGGTGATGAGATGGTGCGCCGTCTGGCGCGGCGGTTGATGGATGTTGACCTGCTCGATCAGGCGGCAGACCTGTTGCAGTACCAGATCGATAACCGCCTTCAGGGTGTGGCAAAGGCATCGGTCGCGTCGGATGTGGCGGCTATCCAGTTGATGAACCGTCAGCCGGAAAAGGCGCTTCAGGCCCTGTGGAAGACGCGCACGTCTCTGCTGCCGAAGCCGGTCATGGCTGAGCGCCGCATCCTTGAGGCGCGGGCGTTGACCGAACTGGGGCGCACCGATCACGCGCTGGAGGTGCTGGGGCCTGACAATTCCGGCGACGCTATGGATATTCGCGCCGATATCGCCTGGCGCGATAAGGACTGGGCCAAGGCTGGGGCCATATTGGAAAAGCGCTTGGGCGACCGCTGGAAGCGCGACGGGGCTTTAAGCCTTGACGATGAATCGCGCCTGATCCGGGCCGGTGTCGCCTATAGCCTGATGTCCGATCATCGCTCACTTAGCCGTCTGGCCGACCGTTTCGGCAAGTTCGCCGACGGCGCCCAGTCGCCGGAAGCCGTCCATGTGGCGCTGGCCGGGATGGACAATGGCCCGATCAATGCGCAGGATTTTGCCGTGGCGGCATCTAAGGCGGATAGCTTCACCGGCTGGGTGGCGGGCATGAAAAAGCGCCTGCGGGAAAAGGCGGCGGCCCCTCTGCCGGGCGCGAGCGGCCAGAGAACGGCGGCCAATCCGGCCCCGGCCGCGCCGAAGGCTTAA
- the fliM gene encoding flagellar motor switch protein FliM, which yields MVGGGGGGGDRMNVPAGAERILNQDEIDSLLGFDLSDEDYNERSGIRAIINSAMVSYERLPMLEIVFDRLVRLMTTSLRNFTSDNVEVSLDNISSIRFGDYLNSIPLPAILAVFRAEELDNYGLLTVDSNLIYSIVDVLLGGRRGTAALRIEGRPYTTIERVLVQRMVEVILADAKAAFEPLTPVSFNLDRLETNPRFAAIARPANAAILVKLRIDMEDRGGRVELLLPYATLEPIRKMLLQQFMGEKFGRDNIWESHLATELWTTQMEVRAVLDEQQVPLSKVLNLKVGETLMLNANAESPVQLRCGTIPLTHGYMGRKGHSIAVRVEAPLTVSTKRRLTQTKKK from the coding sequence ATGGTCGGCGGTGGCGGCGGTGGCGGCGACCGGATGAATGTGCCCGCCGGGGCCGAGCGCATCCTTAATCAGGACGAAATCGATAGCCTGCTGGGTTTTGATCTGTCCGACGAAGACTATAACGAACGCTCCGGCATCCGGGCCATTATTAATTCGGCCATGGTGTCCTATGAGCGCCTGCCGATGCTGGAAATCGTCTTTGACCGTTTGGTGCGGTTGATGACGACCTCCTTGCGCAATTTTACCTCTGATAACGTCGAAGTCTCGCTCGATAATATCTCCTCGATCCGGTTTGGCGATTATCTCAATTCGATCCCGCTGCCCGCGATTTTGGCGGTGTTTCGGGCCGAAGAGCTTGATAATTACGGTCTGCTGACGGTCGATTCCAACCTGATCTATTCGATCGTGGACGTGCTGCTCGGCGGGCGGCGCGGTACGGCGGCGCTGCGCATCGAAGGTCGGCCTTATACCACGATTGAGCGTGTGCTGGTGCAGCGGATGGTTGAGGTCATTCTGGCCGATGCTAAGGCCGCGTTTGAGCCCCTGACGCCGGTCAGTTTCAACCTTGACCGCCTTGAGACCAATCCGCGCTTTGCGGCGATTGCGCGTCCGGCCAATGCCGCCATCCTGGTCAAGCTGCGCATCGACATGGAAGACCGCGGCGGGCGGGTCGAGCTATTGTTGCCCTATGCCACGCTGGAACCGATCCGTAAGATGCTGCTGCAGCAGTTCATGGGTGAAAAGTTCGGCCGTGACAACATCTGGGAAAGCCACCTGGCGACAGAGTTGTGGACCACTCAGATGGAGGTGCGCGCCGTTCTGGATGAACAGCAGGTGCCGCTCAGCAAGGTGCTGAACCTAAAGGTCGGCGAAACGCTTATGTTGAACGCCAATGCCGAATCGCCGGTGCAGTTACGCTGCGGCACCATTCCGCTGACCCATGGCTATATGGGGCGTAAGGGCCACAGCATCGCCGTACGGGTCGAAGCACCGCTGACCGTGTCCACTAAACGTCGCCTGACGCAAACCAAAAAGAAGTAG
- a CDS encoding MotE family protein yields the protein MANLPRFLPLVFVAIGGVLAMKAVSSVDSMPDMLKSARAAFAEEAAPAEKAPAKPAAKTPEAKTAEAQTAGTKADGEGADASSAQAPNAMSVMDMATPAATVAPAPVCATSINDLAKQAGMSPSELQVLQSLGTRRTQLDAREKQIASQEALIQAADAKLDGRIKQMEALKGQIQALLDQANKGADDDTARMIKVYEAMKPKDAARVLETMRDDVRLPIAAKMKERSLAAVLAQMTPNGAKELTEKLAMRMKQSEDIQSKLNQMAAKPATPPQTQPSQTQPSQTQARK from the coding sequence ATGGCTAATCTGCCCCGTTTCCTGCCGCTCGTGTTCGTCGCCATTGGCGGCGTTCTGGCCATGAAGGCGGTATCGTCCGTCGATTCCATGCCGGACATGCTGAAATCGGCGCGCGCGGCCTTTGCCGAAGAGGCCGCCCCCGCAGAAAAGGCCCCCGCCAAACCTGCGGCCAAAACACCTGAGGCCAAAACCGCCGAGGCCCAAACTGCTGGAACTAAGGCGGACGGTGAAGGTGCTGACGCCTCAAGCGCCCAAGCCCCGAACGCCATGAGCGTGATGGATATGGCCACACCGGCGGCGACCGTCGCCCCGGCACCGGTGTGTGCGACCTCGATCAATGATCTGGCCAAGCAGGCGGGGATGTCGCCGTCTGAGCTTCAGGTGCTGCAATCGCTGGGCACCCGTCGCACCCAACTGGATGCCCGCGAAAAGCAGATTGCCTCACAGGAAGCGCTAATTCAGGCGGCGGATGCCAAGCTTGATGGCCGCATCAAGCAGATGGAAGCGCTTAAAGGTCAGATTCAGGCCCTGCTCGATCAGGCCAACAAAGGTGCCGACGACGACACCGCCCGCATGATTAAGGTCTATGAGGCCATGAAGCCCAAGGACGCGGCGCGTGTGCTGGAAACCATGCGCGATGATGTCCGTCTGCCGATCGCGGCCAAGATGAAAGAGCGCAGTCTGGCCGCCGTACTGGCCCAGATGACCCCAAATGGGGCCAAGGAGCTGACCGAAAAACTGGCCATGCGCATGAAACAAAGCGAAGACATTCAATCTAAACTTAACCAGATGGCCGCTAAACCGGCTACCCCGCCGCAAACCCAACCCAGTCAAACTCAACCAAGTCAAACTCAGGCCAGAAAGTAA
- the flgB gene encoding flagellar basal body rod protein FlgB: MDLNKIGIFSALKTQMGWLGQRQKVVAQNVANASTPGFKPRDLRPQDFAAAMKGQASGELKMAATRAGHIAPAGGLANAAKAVVAPDSETTLDGNSVVVEEQMLKMAESRMQYDAAIGFYQKSLAMLRLASTRPR, translated from the coding sequence ATGGATCTGAATAAGATCGGCATCTTTTCAGCCCTGAAAACCCAGATGGGCTGGCTGGGGCAGCGCCAGAAAGTGGTGGCCCAAAACGTCGCCAATGCCTCGACACCGGGTTTCAAGCCGCGCGATCTGCGGCCGCAGGACTTTGCCGCCGCCATGAAGGGGCAGGCATCGGGTGAGCTTAAGATGGCCGCCACCCGCGCAGGTCACATTGCCCCGGCGGGCGGTTTGGCCAATGCGGCCAAGGCCGTGGTAGCCCCGGATTCGGAAACGACGCTGGATGGCAATTCGGTGGTGGTCGAAGAGCAGATGCTCAAAATGGCCGAAAGCCGGATGCAGTACGATGCGGCCATCGGCTTTTATCAGAAATCGCTGGCCATGCTGCGGCTGGCTTCGACGCGACCAAGATAA
- a CDS encoding SPFH domain-containing protein — protein MNVFNMRSGGSGGGSGSGGPRQINMNLVLIGAAFVLALVGLASCGQTIQPGNVGVKIRTLGPSAGVDPVPLRSGWHINLPGERIAEFPVIQRTYTYTRESDERGPENEEVAFSDNNALPMTADVQLVMRIDPAKAPALYTRYRLSFDQMFEGPIRNDVRSAIAAETELVSVEFLYRGGRQQVIQKALARVNRKWEPQGVNISQLDWIGTIRYPQVILDSIQAKTKADADASAATAQVAVAKAQADAKIEEARGQAEANRLIAQSIAASPGVVQLRAIEKWDGKLPQVTGSATPFINLKNAE, from the coding sequence ATGAATGTGTTCAATATGCGTAGTGGGGGTTCAGGGGGCGGCTCTGGCTCTGGCGGTCCGCGCCAGATTAATATGAACCTGGTGCTGATCGGGGCGGCTTTCGTGTTGGCGCTGGTGGGGCTGGCCTCATGTGGGCAGACCATTCAGCCGGGTAATGTTGGCGTGAAGATCAGGACGCTGGGGCCCAGTGCCGGGGTTGATCCCGTGCCGCTGAGATCGGGCTGGCATATCAACCTGCCGGGTGAGCGTATCGCTGAGTTTCCGGTGATCCAGCGCACCTATACCTACACGCGTGAAAGCGATGAACGCGGGCCGGAAAACGAAGAAGTGGCGTTCTCCGATAACAACGCCCTGCCGATGACGGCGGATGTACAGTTGGTCATGCGTATCGACCCGGCTAAGGCGCCCGCGCTCTATACCCGCTATCGCCTGAGCTTTGATCAGATGTTCGAAGGCCCGATCCGTAACGACGTGCGCTCAGCTATCGCGGCCGAAACCGAACTGGTCAGCGTTGAGTTCCTGTACCGGGGTGGCCGCCAGCAGGTGATCCAAAAGGCGCTGGCCCGCGTCAACCGCAAATGGGAACCGCAAGGGGTCAACATCAGCCAGCTCGACTGGATCGGCACCATCCGCTATCCGCAGGTGATCCTCGATTCCATTCAGGCCAAGACCAAGGCCGATGCTGATGCTTCGGCTGCGACGGCACAGGTCGCGGTTGCCAAGGCTCAGGCCGATGCCAAGATCGAAGAGGCCCGTGGTCAGGCCGAGGCCAACCGTCTGATCGCGCAATCCATCGCCGCCAGCCCCGGCGTCGTGCAACTGCGCGCCATCGAAAAGTGGGACGGTAAGCTGCCGCAGGTGACCGGATCGGCCACGCCGTTCATTAACCTGAAAAACGCTGAGTAA
- the flgF gene encoding flagellar basal-body rod protein FlgF encodes MDNASYIALSRQLTLRRELDITANNIANMNTNGYKFEQLLVETEPGRPAFNDPIRTPANFAYDKGVGRDFSQGTFTQTGSPYDMALDGENTFFAINGADGPLYTRNGAFTVNPQGILVTQNGLSVQGEGGAEIRLDPQYGEPSISADGIVSQRTPDGALRVGKIGVVRIATLSDLEKAGDTSYRLNNPQAATPITESVVRQGMLESSNVNSVMEITKLVEINRAYASLARLIDQNQELNRTAVERLGKVA; translated from the coding sequence ATGGATAATGCGAGCTACATCGCCCTGTCCCGTCAACTGACGCTGCGGCGTGAACTGGACATCACGGCCAACAACATCGCCAACATGAACACCAATGGCTATAAGTTCGAGCAATTACTGGTCGAAACTGAGCCCGGCCGCCCGGCCTTTAACGATCCGATCCGCACACCGGCCAACTTCGCCTATGATAAGGGCGTGGGCCGTGATTTTTCCCAAGGCACCTTTACCCAGACCGGGTCGCCCTATGACATGGCCCTGGACGGGGAAAACACCTTCTTTGCCATCAACGGCGCTGACGGTCCGCTCTATACCCGTAACGGCGCCTTTACCGTTAATCCGCAAGGGATTCTGGTGACCCAGAACGGCCTGTCGGTGCAGGGCGAAGGCGGTGCGGAGATACGCCTTGACCCGCAATATGGCGAACCCTCGATCTCGGCTGACGGCATTGTCTCCCAGCGCACGCCGGATGGTGCCCTTCGCGTGGGTAAGATTGGTGTCGTGCGCATCGCCACCCTAAGCGATCTCGAAAAAGCCGGTGACACCAGCTACCGCCTCAATAACCCGCAGGCCGCCACCCCGATCACCGAATCCGTGGTGCGTCAGGGTATGCTGGAATCGTCCAACGTCAATTCGGTGATGGAAATCACCAAACTGGTCGAAATCAACCGCGCCTATGCGTCTTTGGCCAGACTAATCGATCAAAATCAGGAACTTAATCGCACTGCGGTTGAACGTTTAGGGAAGGTAGCATGA
- a CDS encoding flagellar basal body-associated FliL family protein: MAKGKDKKPKDAEAPPVDGEAAADGEGAPKKKGPPILIIAISAGVLLLGGGGAAAYFLLLAPKPAAEAGEHGKAEEGHGKEDKKDAKKDDGHGKKKEEKGGHGGGAEAEVDPSKQPVITEGPNGVTYYTLPPLISNIQSAGGRASYLKLKLTFEVADHETVEALGPNMPRIQDVLQSFLRELRPEDMAGSQGNYQLRLEILRRVNLVMAPHKVNAVLIEEMLIT, encoded by the coding sequence ATGGCCAAGGGTAAGGATAAAAAACCAAAAGACGCAGAAGCGCCGCCGGTTGATGGCGAAGCCGCGGCGGATGGTGAAGGTGCGCCCAAGAAAAAGGGCCCGCCGATACTGATTATTGCGATTTCGGCCGGTGTCCTGCTGCTGGGCGGCGGTGGGGCCGCAGCCTATTTCCTATTGCTGGCCCCAAAGCCTGCGGCTGAGGCCGGTGAGCATGGTAAGGCCGAAGAGGGCCACGGTAAGGAAGACAAAAAGGACGCAAAAAAAGACGACGGCCACGGTAAGAAAAAAGAAGAAAAAGGCGGTCATGGCGGCGGCGCTGAGGCTGAGGTCGATCCGTCAAAGCAGCCGGTGATCACCGAAGGGCCGAACGGCGTTACCTATTACACACTGCCGCCGCTGATTTCGAATATTCAGTCGGCAGGCGGTCGGGCCTCCTACCTTAAGCTTAAGTTGACCTTTGAAGTGGCTGATCACGAAACGGTTGAGGCCCTGGGGCCCAACATGCCGCGCATTCAGGATGTCCTTCAATCCTTCCTGCGCGAGTTGCGCCCGGAAGACATGGCCGGATCGCAGGGCAATTATCAGTTGCGCCTCGAAATCCTGCGCCGCGTAAATCTGGTCATGGCACCCCATAAGGTCAATGCCGTGCTGATCGAAGAAATGCTGATCACATGA
- a CDS encoding DUF6468 domain-containing protein, with protein sequence MSYAGIVMDVVLMALLIAALMFGVRLDKRLKGLRAAHDSFARAVADLDQAAIKAHSALRELHTGTDESQELLHGRILVARDLLAKLESQIARAEKAERDIGRHVEAAKALKSDAQSAPMRGAPLVAIRPEPEPPPAQVPDQPVTKPADNRRFGALRAERPSPFKEGPFKEGPKTFAKPKLTRPSDDEVPHISENVLASLNDMLRSFEVPKPDAKNRDDDLFDTPSEPPLDLPARRRRRFDQRFE encoded by the coding sequence ATGTCCTATGCGGGCATTGTCATGGATGTCGTACTGATGGCGCTGCTGATAGCAGCGCTGATGTTCGGCGTGCGTCTGGACAAGCGCCTCAAAGGTTTGCGGGCGGCCCATGACAGTTTTGCCCGCGCCGTGGCTGACCTCGATCAGGCGGCGATCAAGGCCCATTCGGCGCTGCGCGAACTTCATACCGGCACCGATGAATCGCAGGAACTTCTGCACGGGCGTATTCTGGTGGCGCGTGACCTGCTGGCGAAGCTTGAAAGCCAGATTGCCCGCGCCGAAAAGGCCGAACGCGATATCGGTCGTCATGTTGAGGCGGCCAAAGCGCTTAAGTCTGACGCTCAGTCAGCGCCAATGCGTGGCGCGCCATTGGTGGCGATCAGGCCTGAGCCGGAACCGCCACCCGCTCAGGTGCCGGATCAACCCGTCACCAAACCTGCCGATAATCGCCGCTTCGGAGCCCTGCGCGCCGAGCGGCCCTCTCCGTTTAAAGAGGGGCCGTTTAAAGAGGGGCCGAAAACCTTCGCAAAACCGAAGCTGACCCGACCATCGGATGACGAGGTGCCACACATATCCGAAAACGTGCTGGCGTCGCTCAACGACATGCTGCGATCCTTTGAAGTCCCCAAACCCGACGCGAAAAACCGTGATGACGATCTGTTTGATACGCCGTCTGAGCCGCCCTTAGACCTTCCCGCCCGCCGCCGTCGCCGCTTTGACCAAAGATTTGAATAG
- a CDS encoding flagellar biosynthetic protein FliO, with amino-acid sequence MDLVGVLRAVFSLMTVLGLILGLAFVLRRYAPQLMARLTAPRGQKRMQVVETLVLDPARRLVLVRLDDEERLLLLGEGKELIEPRQLPKPKPKLPPEPTPVARPALRTRPLSDKDL; translated from the coding sequence ATGGATTTGGTCGGCGTGCTGAGGGCGGTGTTTTCGCTGATGACGGTCTTAGGCCTTATTCTGGGTCTGGCCTTCGTCCTGCGCCGCTATGCGCCGCAACTGATGGCGCGCCTGACGGCCCCGCGCGGGCAAAAGCGGATGCAAGTCGTCGAAACCCTTGTGCTCGATCCGGCGCGACGGCTGGTGCTGGTGCGCCTTGACGACGAAGAGCGCCTGCTGCTGCTCGGCGAAGGCAAGGAACTGATCGAACCGCGCCAGTTGCCCAAACCAAAACCTAAATTACCGCCTGAGCCTACACCCGTCGCAAGACCCGCCCTACGCACCCGCCCCCTGTCGGATAAGGATCTGTAA